The following coding sequences lie in one Megalodesulfovibrio gigas DSM 1382 = ATCC 19364 genomic window:
- the nusA gene encoding transcription termination factor NusA: MSSELRKAIDQISKDKGIDRDLLIDTLEEAVRSSITRKYGHADDFEVGFNEETGEIEVFQFKVVVDDVYDEDSEIYIEEAREHDPNVELDDEIGFRLKIEDLGRIAAQSAKQVIIQRMRDAEQEIIYEEYKDRKGEIVSGIIQRRDRAGWIINLGRTEALLPKEEQIPKERFKRGDRVQAFIVDVRKEGRGPQVVVSRSHPDYMVSLFKREVPEVDDGTVRIMGVARDPGSRAKVAVLSRDRDVDPVGACVGIRGSRIQNVVQELRGERIDIVVWSPEIATYAAHSLSPAVISRIMVDEDEKLLEVVVPDDQLTLSIGRKGQNVKLASKLLGWKIDIYTESKYNEINAGREKLDQLASVIDAPADIFSNAGFTCVEEVIDSEDDELAERLNLTPDRVGNLRYALRIMGFEPTLQMNAPADEADETDETDEADDATPQTPGGDASGN; encoded by the coding sequence ATGAGCTCCGAGCTCAGAAAAGCCATCGATCAGATCAGCAAGGACAAAGGCATCGACCGCGACCTGCTCATCGACACCCTGGAAGAGGCGGTGCGCTCGTCCATTACCCGCAAGTACGGCCATGCGGACGACTTTGAAGTCGGTTTCAACGAGGAAACCGGCGAAATCGAAGTCTTCCAGTTCAAGGTCGTCGTGGACGACGTGTACGATGAAGACAGTGAAATCTACATCGAAGAAGCCCGCGAGCACGATCCCAACGTGGAGCTGGACGACGAAATCGGCTTCCGCCTGAAGATCGAGGATCTCGGCCGCATTGCCGCCCAGAGCGCCAAGCAGGTCATCATCCAGCGCATGCGCGATGCCGAGCAGGAAATCATTTACGAAGAATACAAGGACCGCAAGGGCGAGATCGTCTCCGGCATCATCCAGCGCCGCGACCGCGCCGGCTGGATCATCAACCTGGGACGCACCGAAGCCCTGCTGCCCAAGGAAGAGCAGATCCCCAAGGAACGCTTCAAGCGCGGCGACCGCGTGCAGGCCTTCATCGTGGATGTGCGCAAGGAAGGCCGCGGCCCGCAGGTGGTCGTCTCCCGCTCCCACCCGGACTACATGGTCTCGCTGTTCAAGCGCGAAGTGCCCGAGGTGGACGACGGCACCGTGCGCATCATGGGCGTGGCGCGCGATCCGGGCAGCCGGGCCAAGGTGGCCGTGCTCTCCCGCGACCGCGATGTGGATCCCGTGGGCGCCTGCGTGGGCATCCGCGGCTCGCGCATCCAGAACGTGGTGCAGGAGCTGCGCGGCGAACGCATCGATATCGTGGTCTGGAGCCCGGAAATCGCCACCTATGCAGCCCATTCCCTCTCCCCGGCGGTCATTTCCCGCATCATGGTGGACGAGGACGAAAAGCTCCTGGAAGTGGTGGTGCCGGACGACCAGCTCACCCTGTCCATCGGGCGCAAGGGCCAGAACGTAAAGCTGGCCTCCAAGCTCCTGGGCTGGAAAATCGACATCTACACCGAGTCCAAATACAACGAAATCAACGCCGGTCGCGAAAAGCTGGACCAGCTTGCCAGCGTCATCGACGCCCCCGCCGACATCTTCTCCAACGCCGGATTCACCTGCGTGGAGGAAGTGATCGACTCTGAGGACGACGAACTGGCAGAGCGGCTGAACCTCACGCCGGATCGTGTGGGCAACCTGCGTTACGCCCTGCGCATCATGGGTTTTGAACCAACCCTGCAGATGAATGCCCCGGCCGACGAGGCTGATGAGACCGATGAGACCGACGAGGCTGATGACGCCACGCCGCAAACCCCGGGAGGCGATGCCAGTGGCAACTGA
- a CDS encoding ribosome maturation factor RimP codes for MAETHPASACSSPRAALDRLARSMATGLGYAVWGVEFTAGQHRAVARIYLDLPGNEHIPSGPDRPEVDVDQCAEFSRHLSVALDAEDVIPGAYTLEVSSPGMERLFFRLEQLPPYVGRELALQLDRPLQGPAFQDAWYADRKRLRGRLLAVEDGALTLESEGHTPVISWAQVRQCRLIHEFEAPKKPKGGSSKKKSASPAPAAPGEPSFPEHNDEEDAS; via the coding sequence TTGGCAGAGACGCATCCCGCTTCCGCATGCTCCTCCCCCCGGGCCGCCCTGGATCGCCTGGCGCGTTCCATGGCCACGGGCCTGGGCTACGCCGTTTGGGGCGTGGAGTTCACCGCCGGCCAGCACCGCGCCGTGGCCCGCATTTATCTGGATTTGCCCGGCAACGAACATATTCCCTCCGGCCCGGACCGCCCGGAAGTGGATGTGGACCAGTGCGCCGAGTTCTCCCGTCACCTGAGCGTGGCCCTGGACGCCGAGGATGTCATCCCTGGCGCATACACGTTGGAAGTCTCCTCCCCCGGCATGGAGCGGTTGTTTTTCCGTCTGGAGCAGCTGCCCCCGTACGTGGGCCGCGAGTTGGCGCTGCAGCTGGATCGTCCCTTGCAAGGCCCGGCCTTCCAGGACGCCTGGTACGCAGACCGCAAGCGCCTGCGCGGCCGGCTCCTGGCGGTGGAGGACGGCGCCCTGACCCTGGAGAGCGAAGGCCACACCCCGGTTATCTCGTGGGCGCAGGTGCGCCAATGCCGGCTCATTCATGAATTCGAGGCCCCCAAGAAGCCCAAGGGCGGATCGTCCAAGAAGAAATCCGCCTCCCCTGCTCCCGCAGCCCCCGGTGAGCCCTCTTTTCCCGAGCACAATGATGAGGAGGACGCGTCATGA
- a CDS encoding fumarate reductase respiratory complex, producing the protein MNASTITLHVPQRSKIAGRMDFFQMVSGVLLILFLWAHMMLVSSVILSPSLMNGIAWFFEATYMAQIGGPAIFVLMVVHFILAARKMPFKQDEWKTFRVHACMLHHKDTTMWLVQVISAIFILVLGAVHMFVVLTDLPITAAKSAARIQSGWLYLYLVLLPLAELHVGVGFYRIGVKYGFVGRNKRKWFQKTENLMMIGFITIGLLTLVRFMLLNIQG; encoded by the coding sequence ATGAATGCAAGCACCATTACCTTGCATGTCCCCCAACGCAGCAAGATTGCCGGCCGGATGGATTTTTTCCAGATGGTCAGCGGCGTGCTGTTGATCCTGTTCTTGTGGGCGCACATGATGTTGGTTTCCAGCGTCATTTTGAGCCCCAGTCTCATGAACGGGATCGCCTGGTTCTTCGAGGCGACGTACATGGCGCAGATTGGCGGGCCGGCCATCTTTGTGCTCATGGTGGTCCACTTCATCCTGGCGGCGCGCAAGATGCCGTTCAAGCAGGATGAATGGAAGACCTTCCGCGTGCATGCCTGCATGCTGCATCACAAGGACACCACCATGTGGCTGGTGCAGGTGATCAGCGCCATCTTTATCCTGGTGCTTGGCGCGGTGCATATGTTCGTGGTGCTGACGGATCTGCCCATCACGGCAGCCAAGAGCGCGGCGCGCATTCAGAGCGGTTGGTTGTATTTGTATCTGGTGTTGCTGCCTTTGGCCGAGCTGCATGTGGGCGTGGGCTTTTACCGTATTGGCGTCAAATATGGCTTCGTCGGCCGCAACAAGCGCAAGTGGTTCCAGAAGACCGAGAACCTCATGATGATCGGCTTCATCACCATCGGCCTGCTGACGCTTGTGCGCTTCATGCTGTTGAATATTCAAGGATAG
- a CDS encoding fumarate reductase flavoprotein subunit, whose product MQIYHTDVLCIGAGLAGERVAVEASMAGLKTIMLSLVPPRRSHSSAAQGGMQAALGNAIMGDGDSPDVHFADTVKGSDWGCDQEVARIFADTAPIVMREVAHWGVPWNRVVPGKHTYYKGGKPFEAEEKAEKAGLIHARAFGGTAKWRTCYTADGTGRSVLNTLDTKCLQYGVTVHDRMQAEALIHDGENCLGCIARCLRTGELVAYLATSTLIATGGYGRIYKATTNAVICDGGGQIIALDTGLVPMGNMEAVQFHPTGTVPTDILVTEGCRGDGGTLLDVNQYRFMPDYEPDKAELASRDVVSRRMTEHMRKGLGVKSPYGDHLWLDIRHLGEKHITTKLREVYDICTNFLGVNPIHQLIPVRPTHHYSMGGVRTNRDGAAYGLKGLFSAGESACWDMHGFNRLGGNSLAETVVAGRYIGKRMVEFTKGATPSFGMQYVEDAHKKVQERITDIVTGRKGKENTFKIRDEMHDIMMEGVGIFRNGTDLQKAVNKLEELYDRSQKISLSSACKGMNPELSTALRIRGMVKLAQCTAYGALMRTESRGAHTREDFPERNDKEWLNRTLSYWKEGASMPTLEYEEASPYYEMPPGDRGYGGGVTIANELPPEKFVIPEAAKENLKKAKL is encoded by the coding sequence ATGCAGATTTACCATACCGACGTGTTGTGCATCGGCGCGGGTCTGGCCGGGGAGCGCGTGGCCGTGGAAGCCTCCATGGCCGGCCTGAAGACCATCATGCTCTCCCTGGTGCCGCCGCGGCGTTCCCACTCCTCTGCTGCCCAGGGCGGCATGCAGGCGGCGCTGGGCAACGCCATCATGGGCGACGGCGACAGCCCCGACGTGCACTTTGCCGATACCGTGAAAGGCTCCGACTGGGGCTGCGACCAGGAAGTGGCCCGCATTTTTGCCGATACCGCGCCCATCGTCATGCGCGAAGTGGCCCACTGGGGCGTGCCCTGGAACCGCGTGGTTCCTGGCAAGCACACCTATTACAAAGGCGGCAAGCCTTTTGAGGCCGAGGAAAAGGCCGAGAAGGCCGGCCTTATCCACGCCCGCGCTTTTGGCGGCACGGCCAAGTGGCGCACCTGCTACACCGCGGACGGCACCGGCCGTTCCGTGCTCAACACCCTGGACACCAAATGCCTGCAATACGGCGTGACGGTGCATGACCGCATGCAGGCCGAGGCCCTGATTCACGACGGCGAAAACTGCCTGGGCTGCATCGCGCGCTGCCTGCGCACCGGCGAGCTGGTGGCGTATCTGGCCACGTCCACGCTCATCGCCACCGGCGGCTACGGCCGCATCTACAAGGCCACCACCAACGCCGTCATCTGCGACGGCGGCGGCCAGATCATCGCCCTGGATACCGGCCTCGTCCCCATGGGCAACATGGAAGCCGTGCAGTTCCACCCCACCGGCACCGTGCCCACCGACATCCTGGTGACCGAAGGATGCCGCGGCGACGGCGGCACCCTGCTGGACGTGAACCAGTACCGCTTCATGCCCGATTACGAGCCGGACAAGGCCGAACTGGCCTCCCGCGACGTGGTGTCCCGCCGCATGACCGAGCACATGCGCAAGGGCCTGGGCGTGAAGAGCCCCTACGGCGATCACCTCTGGCTGGACATCCGCCACCTGGGCGAGAAGCACATCACCACCAAGCTGCGGGAAGTGTACGACATCTGCACCAACTTCCTGGGCGTGAATCCCATCCATCAGCTCATCCCCGTGCGGCCCACGCATCACTATTCCATGGGCGGCGTGCGCACCAACCGCGACGGCGCAGCCTACGGCCTCAAGGGGCTGTTCTCGGCCGGCGAATCCGCCTGCTGGGACATGCACGGCTTCAACCGGCTGGGCGGCAACTCCCTGGCGGAAACCGTGGTGGCTGGCCGCTACATCGGCAAGCGGATGGTGGAATTCACCAAGGGCGCCACGCCGTCCTTCGGCATGCAGTACGTGGAGGATGCCCACAAGAAGGTGCAGGAACGCATCACGGATATCGTCACCGGTCGCAAGGGCAAGGAAAACACCTTCAAGATCCGCGACGAAATGCACGACATCATGATGGAGGGCGTGGGTATCTTCCGCAACGGCACGGATCTGCAGAAGGCCGTGAACAAGCTGGAAGAACTGTACGACCGCTCCCAGAAGATCAGCCTGTCCTCGGCCTGCAAGGGCATGAATCCGGAGCTCTCCACGGCCCTGCGCATTCGCGGCATGGTCAAGCTGGCGCAGTGCACGGCGTACGGCGCGCTCATGCGTACGGAATCCCGCGGCGCGCATACCCGCGAAGACTTCCCCGAACGCAACGACAAGGAATGGCTGAACCGCACCTTGTCGTACTGGAAGGAAGGCGCCAGCATGCCGACCCTTGAATATGAAGAGGCCTCCCCGTACTACGAAATGCCCCCGGGCGACCGCGGGTACGGTGGCGGCGTGACCATTGCCAACGAGCTGCCCCCGGAAAAGTTTGTCATTCCTGAAGCGGCAAAGGAAAACCTCAAGAAGGCCAAGCTGTAG
- a CDS encoding fumarate reductase iron-sulfur subunit, giving the protein MNRMLTLNIFRYNPLDPDSQPRMQTFTVQEYDSMTLFIALTQIRDEKDPTLKVDFCCRAGICGSCAMVINGRPGLACHTQTKDLPAEITLHPLPFFQLLGDLSVDTGSWFRKTGLQIEAWCHSDDKAFDPTADEMRMDNDLANEIFELDRCIECGCCVAACGTARMRTDFLGAVSIMRVARFYLDPRDKRSEDDYYDVIGNDQGVFGCMGLLACEDVCPKGIPLQDQLGIMRRMMAMHSVKGVLPRPLIETIKKKGCCHAHAQS; this is encoded by the coding sequence ATGAATCGCATGTTGACGTTGAACATCTTTCGCTACAATCCGCTGGATCCGGATTCCCAGCCCCGGATGCAGACTTTCACGGTGCAGGAGTACGATTCCATGACCCTCTTCATCGCGCTCACGCAGATCCGCGATGAAAAGGATCCCACCCTCAAAGTGGACTTCTGCTGCCGCGCCGGCATCTGCGGCTCGTGCGCCATGGTCATCAACGGCCGTCCGGGCCTGGCCTGCCACACCCAGACCAAAGACCTGCCCGCGGAAATCACCCTGCATCCGCTGCCGTTCTTCCAATTGCTGGGCGACTTGTCCGTGGATACGGGCTCGTGGTTCCGCAAGACCGGCCTGCAGATTGAAGCCTGGTGCCACAGCGACGACAAGGCCTTTGATCCCACGGCCGACGAAATGCGCATGGACAACGACCTGGCCAACGAGATCTTCGAGCTGGACCGTTGCATCGAGTGCGGTTGTTGCGTGGCGGCTTGCGGCACGGCCCGCATGCGCACGGACTTCCTGGGTGCGGTCTCCATCATGCGCGTGGCCCGGTTCTACCTGGACCCGCGGGACAAGCGCTCCGAGGACGACTACTACGACGTCATTGGCAACGATCAGGGCGTGTTCGGCTGCATGGGCCTGCTGGCCTGCGAAGACGTGTGCCCCAAGGGCATCCCCCTGCAGGACCAGCTGGGCATCATGCGCCGCATGATGGCCATGCACTCGGTCAAGGGTGTGCTGCCGCGGCCGCTCATTGAAACCATCAAGAAGAAGGGATGCTGCCATGCGCATGCTCAAAGCTGA
- a CDS encoding fumarate hydratase, translated as MRMLKAEDVSAAVRDMIITACRILPEPIYKAFVEARDSETTDSAREVLDQLIKNADLAKATNMPLCQDTGSAVLFVEMGEDVRVEGGLKEALTAGMVEGYDKGYLRKSMCHPLQRKNTGNNTPAIIHLELVPGDKLKIQFMAKGGGSENMSRCTMLTPAQGWEGIKDFVVRRMAEAGPNPCPPTIVGVGIGGSFDLAPTLAKKALFRPLDVPNPDPEIAAMEKELLEAINNLGIGPMGLGGKTTSLAVKIEMHPCHIASLPLAVNVQCHSARTQEVVL; from the coding sequence ATGCGCATGCTCAAAGCTGAGGATGTCAGCGCTGCCGTGCGTGACATGATCATCACGGCCTGCCGCATTCTGCCCGAGCCCATCTACAAGGCCTTTGTGGAGGCCCGGGACTCCGAAACCACAGACAGCGCCCGCGAGGTGCTGGACCAGTTGATCAAGAACGCGGATCTGGCCAAGGCCACCAACATGCCCCTGTGCCAGGACACCGGCTCTGCCGTGCTGTTTGTGGAAATGGGCGAGGACGTGCGCGTGGAAGGTGGCCTCAAGGAAGCCCTGACCGCCGGCATGGTGGAAGGCTACGACAAAGGCTACCTGCGCAAGTCCATGTGCCATCCGCTGCAGCGCAAGAATACGGGCAACAACACCCCGGCCATCATCCACCTTGAACTCGTCCCCGGCGACAAGCTGAAGATCCAGTTCATGGCCAAGGGCGGCGGCTCGGAAAACATGTCGCGCTGCACCATGCTCACCCCGGCCCAGGGCTGGGAAGGCATCAAGGACTTCGTGGTCCGGCGCATGGCCGAGGCCGGCCCCAACCCCTGCCCCCCCACCATCGTGGGCGTGGGCATCGGCGGCAGCTTCGACCTCGCCCCCACCCTGGCCAAGAAGGCCCTGTTCCGCCCCCTGGACGTGCCCAATCCGGACCCGGAAATCGCCGCCATGGAAAAGGAACTGCTGGAAGCCATCAATAATCTGGGCATCGGCCCCATGGGCCTGGGCGGCAAGACCACCAGCCTGGCCGTGAAGATTGAAATGCATCCCTGCCACATCGCCAGCCTGCCGCTGGCCGTGAACGTGCAGTGCCATTCCGCCCGGACCCAGGAGGTTGTGCTCTAA
- a CDS encoding Fe-S-containing hydro-lyase yields MATYHLNAPMTEEDVAMLKAGDVVYLTGIIYTARDSAHKKLMTALDAGEQLPFDLKGSVIYYVGPTPAPPGKPIGSAGPTTSGRMDTYAPRLHSLGSKASIGKGKRNQAVRDALQEHNGVYFGATGGAGALLAECITASETIAYDDLGPEAIRKLTVKDFPLLVINDAHGGELYAKPNYPL; encoded by the coding sequence ATGGCCACCTACCATCTGAACGCCCCCATGACCGAAGAAGACGTGGCAATGCTCAAAGCCGGCGACGTGGTGTACCTCACCGGCATCATCTACACTGCCCGCGACTCGGCGCACAAAAAACTCATGACCGCCCTGGACGCCGGCGAACAGCTGCCGTTCGACCTCAAGGGCTCGGTCATCTACTATGTCGGCCCCACGCCGGCCCCTCCCGGCAAGCCCATCGGCTCCGCCGGCCCCACCACCTCCGGCCGCATGGATACCTACGCCCCCCGGCTGCACAGCCTGGGCTCCAAGGCCTCCATCGGCAAGGGCAAACGCAACCAGGCCGTGCGCGATGCCCTGCAGGAGCACAATGGCGTGTACTTCGGCGCCACGGGCGGCGCCGGCGCACTGCTGGCGGAATGCATCACCGCCTCCGAAACCATCGCGTATGATGATCTCGGGCCCGAAGCCATCCGCAAGCTGACGGTCAAGGACTTCCCGCTGCTGGTCATCAACGATGCCCACGGCGGCGAACTGTACGCCAAACCCAATTACCCCCTGTAA
- a CDS encoding malic enzyme-like NAD(P)-binding protein, translated as MALFTKEEALAYHEFPRRGKVEVVPIKPCNNQKDLSMAYSPGVAECCKAIKEDPSKASLYTGRDNLVAVVSNGTAVLGLGNIGPLAGKPVMEGKGVLFKTFTDIDVYDINLDCNDPELLIQIVKAMEPTFGGINLEDIKAPECFYIEETLKKEMGIPVFHDDQHGTAVISGAGLINACEICNRKLEDLKIVVVGAGAAGIACSNFYVQLGVDPKNIFMFDTKGLIHKGRPTGNKYKDAFAQEKDLGSLADVMKGADVFLGLSTKNLVSKEMVQSMHKSPVIFAMANPDPEITYNDAKDANPNCIMGTGRSDYPNQVNNVSGFPYIFRGALDVGATEINEAMKIAAARSLAELAKEPVPAEICDMYGVKELTFGVDYVIPKPLDSRILEWETVAVAKAAMETGVAKKPIADLDAYRVALRDRVAASRKRINAFVESYK; from the coding sequence ATGGCGTTGTTCACCAAAGAAGAAGCACTGGCCTACCACGAGTTTCCCCGCCGCGGGAAGGTGGAAGTGGTGCCCATCAAGCCCTGCAACAACCAGAAAGACCTCTCCATGGCCTATTCCCCCGGCGTGGCCGAGTGCTGCAAGGCCATCAAGGAAGATCCGTCCAAGGCCAGCCTGTACACCGGCCGCGACAACCTGGTGGCCGTGGTCTCCAACGGCACCGCCGTGCTCGGCCTGGGCAATATCGGCCCCTTGGCCGGCAAGCCGGTGATGGAAGGCAAGGGCGTGCTCTTCAAGACCTTTACCGACATCGACGTCTACGACATCAACCTGGATTGCAACGATCCGGAGCTGCTGATCCAGATCGTCAAGGCCATGGAGCCCACCTTCGGCGGCATCAACCTGGAAGACATCAAGGCCCCCGAGTGCTTCTACATTGAAGAAACACTCAAAAAGGAAATGGGCATCCCCGTTTTCCATGACGACCAGCACGGCACGGCCGTGATCTCCGGCGCGGGCCTGATCAACGCCTGCGAAATCTGCAACCGCAAGCTGGAAGACCTGAAGATCGTGGTGGTGGGCGCCGGCGCCGCGGGCATCGCCTGCTCCAACTTCTACGTGCAGTTGGGCGTGGACCCCAAGAACATCTTCATGTTCGATACCAAGGGCCTCATCCACAAGGGTCGTCCCACGGGCAACAAGTACAAGGACGCCTTTGCCCAGGAAAAAGACCTCGGCTCCCTGGCCGACGTGATGAAGGGTGCGGATGTGTTCCTCGGCCTCTCCACCAAGAATCTGGTGAGCAAGGAGATGGTCCAGAGCATGCACAAGTCGCCGGTCATCTTCGCCATGGCCAACCCGGATCCGGAAATCACCTACAACGATGCCAAGGACGCCAACCCCAACTGCATCATGGGCACCGGCCGTTCGGACTACCCCAACCAGGTGAACAACGTCTCGGGCTTCCCGTACATCTTCCGCGGCGCGCTGGACGTGGGCGCCACGGAAATCAACGAAGCCATGAAGATCGCCGCTGCCAGGTCCCTGGCCGAACTGGCCAAGGAGCCGGTGCCGGCGGAGATCTGCGACATGTACGGCGTGAAGGAACTGACCTTCGGCGTGGACTACGTGATTCCCAAGCCGCTGGATTCCCGCATTCTGGAATGGGAAACCGTGGCTGTGGCCAAGGCGGCCATGGAAACCGGCGTGGCCAAGAAGCCCATTGCCGATCTGGATGCCTATCGTGTGGCCCTGCGCGACCGCGTGGCCGCGTCCCGTAAACGTATCAACGCCTTTGTGGAGAGCTACAAATAG
- a CDS encoding SLC13 family permease, with protein sequence MGVVVVNKYLKIAGLAAFMVLAFACVCFAQDKAPPPIEHAYITLAILGVGAILFFTEIIPLPITAMLIPVALGLFGIIPAKSAFANFGNEWVVIFMAMFVIGEATFITGFADKVGALTVKLSGGSEAKLLIFSMVAMAGLSAFLSNTGTVVVAIPMIMGMCASAGIRPSKILMPVAFAAGLGGCITLVGTPPNGLVNSVLGKMGGEGLAPFGFFEFAKIGIPLTLAGIGYYALIGKKFLPDTAATCTVEESLAEQAPKARRENKMYICLGIFLFVVVAMATNFMPLVTAAMLGACLIVATRCMTMKEAFNAIDWTTIFLFAGTLSLSTALDKSGAAKLIATAVVSQVSEPYLLMAVVCALTAVVTNFMSNTATAALMAPLAVPIATQGGVSPLPLLMGIAMSASACFLTPVATPPNTIVLGPGNYKFIDYFKAGWPLQVISYIICVVFIPMIWPF encoded by the coding sequence ATGGGGGTTGTTGTGGTGAACAAGTATCTTAAAATTGCCGGCCTGGCCGCCTTTATGGTGCTGGCCTTCGCCTGTGTGTGTTTCGCCCAGGACAAAGCTCCGCCTCCCATTGAACATGCCTACATCACCCTGGCCATCCTGGGCGTGGGGGCCATTCTTTTCTTTACGGAAATAATACCACTGCCGATCACGGCCATGCTCATTCCGGTGGCCTTGGGGCTTTTTGGCATCATCCCGGCCAAGTCGGCCTTTGCCAACTTCGGCAACGAATGGGTGGTCATCTTCATGGCCATGTTCGTCATCGGGGAGGCGACGTTCATCACTGGCTTTGCCGACAAGGTGGGCGCACTCACGGTGAAGCTCTCCGGCGGCAGCGAGGCGAAGCTGCTCATTTTCTCCATGGTGGCCATGGCCGGGCTGTCGGCCTTTTTGTCCAATACCGGCACCGTGGTGGTGGCCATTCCCATGATCATGGGCATGTGCGCCTCGGCGGGGATTCGTCCCAGTAAGATCCTCATGCCTGTGGCCTTTGCCGCGGGGCTTGGCGGGTGCATCACCCTGGTGGGCACGCCGCCCAACGGGCTGGTGAACTCCGTGCTGGGCAAGATGGGCGGCGAGGGGCTGGCTCCCTTCGGCTTCTTTGAATTCGCCAAGATCGGCATCCCCCTGACCCTGGCCGGCATCGGCTATTATGCCCTCATCGGCAAGAAATTTCTGCCGGATACGGCGGCCACCTGCACGGTGGAAGAGTCCCTGGCCGAGCAGGCTCCCAAGGCGCGGCGCGAAAACAAGATGTACATCTGCCTGGGCATCTTTCTCTTCGTGGTGGTGGCCATGGCCACGAACTTCATGCCCCTGGTGACGGCGGCCATGCTGGGCGCTTGTCTCATCGTGGCCACCCGCTGCATGACCATGAAGGAAGCCTTCAACGCCATCGACTGGACCACCATTTTCCTGTTCGCCGGCACGCTGTCGCTTTCCACCGCGCTGGACAAGAGCGGCGCCGCCAAGCTCATCGCCACGGCCGTGGTTTCCCAGGTGAGCGAACCGTATCTGCTCATGGCCGTGGTCTGCGCGCTGACGGCCGTCGTCACCAACTTCATGTCCAACACGGCCACGGCGGCGCTCATGGCTCCCCTGGCCGTGCCCATCGCCACGCAGGGCGGCGTTTCGCCCCTGCCGCTCCTGATGGGCATCGCCATGAGCGCCTCGGCCTGCTTCCTCACGCCGGTGGCCACGCCGCCCAACACCATCGTGCTTGGACCCGGCAACTACAAGTTCATTGACTACTTCAAGGCCGGATGGCCGCTGCAGGTGATCAGCTACATCATCTGCGTGGTGTTCATCCCGATGATCTGGCCGTTCTAA